In a genomic window of Desulforegula conservatrix Mb1Pa:
- a CDS encoding O-antigen ligase family protein, with translation MNKISYYLIIICLIIAPLAFGSVETWALLIMELLVTLSAVSYSIYIVKEKRTFYSVPGLVPLILLCEFILIQIIPLPQSLVKIISPSSWELYRSTVGVFGNTPFMTISVNKSATISEFMRFSTYLIFYIVSVQIFSDRNNIKKGVKTVSTFGFILAFSSICQLFLRKDYALWLRYVPDNAMIVGPYVCHNHYAGLMEMIFPLSAILYLYNKPTFIYGSFRERMIDSWGRSKMMESLKYAFFALTIAVSIFLSLSRGGIIGLVFGSVILFSLLQSFVYKNKTGFINSAFFVLIVAFIITWFGWGDITRRFNDIKNEIEGLSYSRLAIWQDSLPLIKDFFMTGSGFGTYRWIFPAYLTFHGTRIVDHAHNDYLEFASNGGIIAIILIGLFLFSMITTGFKILKGRKDRYPVMVCIAAFSGLISIFLHSVFDFNMQIPANALYFVFLCSLFVAGSAVKTKNHSKKLTYLTEAGKPSPLLLLAFSIIFFLSALFIHGRALKSEYLFSSIENTVINNSTEKETLDRLYSITDKSIKTFPIDSKYSNAAAKIKVLSGQNNEALDLFEKAVALNPADTDILMRAGLLFDMLGQKDKANQLLAAAAKYKEAGYDEHMAYSMFLNANNQKDKAITIIKKILSFYNGDKKKQIADLENIFGMKLNEIKSILPERASYWTSLAIYSVSKNSTDLAESAFIKSQECPDTSPGTFMASADYFLKIGKNDYALQSLKTASEKFPDDTRIFELTAKLYENIGITYRANEEYRKILMIDPSNKKARSKLGL, from the coding sequence ATGAACAAAATCTCATATTATCTTATCATTATATGCCTTATAATAGCGCCACTGGCATTTGGTTCTGTTGAAACATGGGCGCTTCTGATTATGGAACTCCTCGTTACACTTTCCGCAGTTTCCTACTCGATATATATAGTCAAAGAAAAACGGACTTTTTATTCAGTTCCAGGCCTTGTTCCGCTTATTCTTCTTTGTGAATTTATTCTTATTCAGATTATCCCGCTCCCCCAGTCTCTGGTAAAAATAATATCTCCTTCGTCCTGGGAGTTATATAGAAGTACAGTCGGAGTATTCGGCAATACCCCGTTTATGACAATATCAGTAAACAAATCTGCCACGATTTCCGAATTCATGAGATTCTCTACATACCTCATATTCTATATTGTATCTGTACAGATTTTTTCAGACAGAAATAATATCAAAAAAGGTGTCAAAACAGTTTCAACCTTTGGGTTTATACTTGCTTTTTCTTCCATATGTCAGCTTTTCCTCAGAAAGGATTATGCTTTATGGCTGAGGTATGTGCCGGATAATGCTATGATCGTCGGCCCTTATGTCTGTCATAATCACTACGCCGGTCTTATGGAGATGATTTTCCCATTGTCTGCGATTCTCTATCTTTATAATAAGCCAACGTTTATTTATGGCAGTTTCAGGGAAAGAATGATTGACTCATGGGGCCGCTCCAAAATGATGGAGTCCCTTAAGTATGCCTTTTTTGCCCTGACAATTGCAGTATCAATTTTTTTAAGCCTTTCACGCGGTGGAATAATAGGACTCGTGTTTGGATCTGTAATACTTTTTTCTCTTTTACAATCCTTTGTTTACAAAAACAAAACCGGATTTATCAACTCAGCTTTTTTTGTGCTTATAGTTGCCTTTATCATAACCTGGTTTGGTTGGGGAGACATCACCAGGAGATTTAACGATATTAAAAATGAAATTGAGGGTTTATCATATTCCAGACTGGCCATATGGCAAGACAGTTTGCCACTTATAAAAGATTTTTTTATGACAGGCAGCGGTTTTGGCACTTATAGGTGGATTTTCCCTGCCTACCTGACATTTCATGGAACAAGAATTGTGGATCATGCCCACAACGATTATCTCGAATTCGCTTCAAATGGCGGAATAATAGCAATAATACTGATAGGGCTTTTTTTGTTTTCAATGATAACAACAGGATTTAAGATTTTGAAAGGCCGAAAAGACAGATATCCTGTAATGGTATGCATAGCGGCTTTTTCAGGTTTAATTTCCATTTTTTTACATTCTGTATTTGATTTTAATATGCAAATTCCAGCCAATGCCCTTTATTTTGTTTTTTTATGCTCTCTTTTTGTTGCAGGCAGCGCCGTCAAGACTAAAAATCATTCTAAAAAATTGACATATCTTACTGAAGCCGGAAAACCATCACCACTTTTATTGCTGGCATTTTCTATAATATTTTTTTTATCTGCCTTATTTATTCACGGCAGAGCTTTAAAATCAGAATATTTATTTTCAAGTATTGAAAACACAGTAATTAATAATTCCACCGAAAAAGAGACCCTTGACAGGCTTTATTCCATCACCGATAAATCCATCAAAACTTTTCCAATTGATTCCAAATATTCAAATGCAGCAGCTAAAATAAAAGTTTTATCTGGTCAAAATAACGAGGCTCTGGACTTGTTTGAAAAGGCTGTTGCCTTAAACCCCGCAGATACGGATATTCTCATGAGAGCTGGCCTTTTGTTTGATATGCTTGGCCAGAAAGATAAAGCCAATCAGTTGCTTGCCGCAGCTGCCAAATACAAAGAGGCAGGATATGATGAACATATGGCATACTCTATGTTCCTCAACGCTAATAATCAAAAAGATAAAGCCATCACTATAATTAAAAAAATATTATCTTTTTATAACGGTGACAAAAAAAAGCAAATTGCTGATCTTGAAAATATATTCGGAATGAAGCTTAATGAAATAAAATCCATTTTGCCTGAACGAGCATCTTACTGGACATCCCTGGCTATTTACAGCGTCTCAAAAAACAGTACAGATCTTGCTGAAAGCGCATTTATAAAATCCCAGGAATGTCCTGACACAAGCCCGGGCACATTTATGGCGTCTGCTGATTATTTTTTGAAAATTGGTAAAAACGATTATGCCCTGCAATCACTTAAAACAGCATCTGAAAAATTCCCTGATGACACCAGAATTTTTGAATTAACTGCCAAACTTTATGAAAATATAGGAATTACATATAGGGCAAATGAAGAGTATAGAAAAATTCTTATGATTGATCCGTCCAATAAAAAAGCGAGATCAAAGCTTGGCTTATAA
- a CDS encoding tyrosine-protein phosphatase produces MIDIHCHILPGIDDGATSVAESIEMARIACNDGIKAIVATPHVFEINPSAEHIKSEVKRLGIELKNNGLNLKITSGAEIAYPATLSNLDSYGINGTRNILVEFPHSYLPINAGLYIKEMISKGYYPIIAHPERNPAVLKSPDKVFELIEKGASVQITSSSLAGDFGRDVQALSVYLLKKNAVHFIASDSHGTKGRRPVISNGLKYARKFLNEKEILRLVYENPLKVLEGKRVS; encoded by the coding sequence ATGATAGACATACATTGTCATATTTTGCCGGGAATTGATGACGGGGCCACAAGCGTTGCCGAATCAATTGAAATGGCTCGCATCGCTTGTAATGACGGGATTAAAGCTATTGTTGCCACACCACATGTTTTCGAGATCAACCCATCTGCTGAGCATATAAAGTCAGAGGTTAAAAGACTCGGCATAGAATTAAAAAATAATGGGTTAAATTTAAAAATAACGTCAGGAGCTGAAATCGCATATCCGGCTACTTTATCAAATCTTGATTCTTATGGGATCAACGGAACCAGAAATATTTTAGTTGAATTCCCCCATAGCTATTTGCCCATCAACGCTGGCTTATATATTAAAGAAATGATTTCAAAAGGCTATTACCCAATAATAGCTCACCCTGAACGCAACCCTGCAGTATTAAAAAGTCCTGACAAAGTATTCGAGCTAATTGAAAAAGGTGCGTCTGTCCAGATTACTTCATCAAGTCTGGCAGGTGATTTTGGCAGGGATGTTCAGGCACTTTCAGTGTATCTGCTAAAGAAAAATGCGGTTCACTTCATTGCCAGCGACTCCCACGGAACAAAAGGAAGAAGACCTGTTATTTCCAATGGATTGAAATATGCTCGTAAATTCCTTAATGAAAAAGAAATATTAAGGCTGGTTTATGAAAATCCTCTAAAAGTATTGGAGGGCAAGAGAGTTTCATAG
- a CDS encoding CHASE domain-containing hybrid sensor histidine kinase/response regulator produces MNAFLHHHSDYINFICGVALITITMISWGLQKNRNNGDISWEWLTQFGVAGAFNRWFKMYSCGSPWVSDYPLFLVISSLLCTIFLFEFGRVNINLKSNKKIGIWVYLLFLPLMLIAAINGFHLLDYSSHSSMVIGAGVLVFVALRKELDICKPDERSSIKFLIIFLCCYILTTIDLLPLLKLFTSNNQGFLKNVEGITGFINTVFSIFIAWEMWRYLYTKNINGKGLYFLKDRQFNFIPVFLILLVLIGWVATDSIGKISDKDRKKQLLVRTEAISYKVDPNYLEDLNYEANDWYKPTFQRLRNLLILSGRLNPDRRYIYMMAKKNDKVVFTVEDVLETDADFEMPGGTYDDVPKEVLNVFGEGRSLTLGPYTDQWGTFVSAFVPIKARGTSEVMAVLGMDILADKWDLETFSRRQVPIFIVFVMISLISFGTIAIMRRERREQKSASFIKYVETIVVFLFLSAVSISLFFFIDYREKYARRQNFERFAETKIAAFEQSLKKISSEMAALSGLFKTNSEITRIDFFRFVQSFYPEHVSGISYAWIPRIAKEDKKKFEEKVFKKSLAESKEIFELDNKGNQIPAKEKDDYYPIMFAEPSSKWFEYTGYDVANDPAIAKALEEAKSSSLFTASDPVPLPLGTKNYDDRGWLIFDPIYAGENYKKYLKGFSAIAISARQLLDISFSQRDPRKGDIAARLIDLNSEEGSMLMCTYGVNSKANEGIPITFFFGHGSLKWIEPIFVFGRTWAIVCEPGEAFYKSNPMFLQWIVLFAGGFLTLVLSVLTFSLQNARGRAEEQVYLTTSELKQSEERFKGVYNSTYDALALHDFEGKIVDVNATMMKLFGISWQDAQNMTLYDISGPDNDLSKLPLYYKNALSDQVQVFEWQAKRLIDSHIFDVEVALRKFNDSGRTLILACIRDITKSKQAEKALRESEERYRFLLENAQFPIIITSLENRREVLFINKRASEIFNVEVKDAIGQDPVKFWESMDERSIFHEILARDRQVNNFEAELRTVSGKKIWALLSAKTIRFDNRPAAFTLFNDITDRKNMETALAVSEKQYRSVVENIQDVFYRIDANNIFTMLSPSAAVVLGYDSIESLIGKKAEIIWANPEKRLIMMSDLRKTGWLRDWEIDIKKADGTPICISANAHVIYDNKGIYSGYEGIWRDITERKKAEEALRAAMEAAQAANIAKTQFLANMSHEIRTPMNAIIGMTGLLLDTSLNPEQGNYIQIIKSSGEHLLSLINDILDLSKIEAGKIEFEILEFDLWEILEDVCDSLSYKAQEKNLEFLFVAEPWIPSFFMGDAGRLRQVLINLSDNAIKFTSSGQVIIRASIVSETLNDATIKFSISDTGIGIPQSKVEQIFKPFTQVDGSVTRKYGGTGLGLTIVKSIVEMMSGSIGVDTVEGEGTVFWFTTVFKKNLEAPFTRRTRFLLPPPARRMLIVSENDCVRESIELLTESFGYKSVSVPKGIDAARILEASQADGFSYDAAIIDFSVSDIKIEDLCLSIRKKYSPNTKLIGLVPLIYKAEVEKLKGYLIDDYVTKPVRVKALRDLFSDMYYPYYEDIVSDATAQNEGLPFVAESEEKKINILVVEDNPVNQRVALLMLKKIGYTADVASNGREGIDIMKTNNYDLVFMDIQMPEMDGFAATEYVRKKDTDVLNKEVVIIAMTAHAVKGDKEKCIDSGMDDYISKPISIDKLTQIIDKWLNKD; encoded by the coding sequence ATGAATGCATTTTTACATCATCACTCCGATTATATAAATTTTATCTGCGGTGTGGCCCTTATTACAATTACAATGATAAGCTGGGGGCTGCAAAAAAACAGGAATAATGGCGATATTTCCTGGGAATGGCTGACCCAATTTGGAGTAGCCGGAGCCTTTAACAGATGGTTCAAGATGTATTCCTGCGGTAGCCCCTGGGTCTCGGACTATCCTCTTTTTCTTGTAATCTCCTCTCTCCTCTGCACTATTTTTCTTTTTGAATTCGGCCGGGTAAATATCAATCTGAAAAGCAATAAAAAGATCGGAATCTGGGTCTATCTTCTTTTCCTTCCATTGATGTTGATAGCAGCAATTAATGGCTTTCATTTACTCGACTATAGTTCACATTCTTCAATGGTTATTGGAGCAGGAGTTCTTGTTTTTGTGGCATTGCGGAAAGAACTGGATATCTGCAAGCCGGATGAGAGGAGTTCGATTAAATTTCTCATAATATTTTTGTGTTGTTATATTTTGACAACAATAGACCTGTTGCCCTTGTTAAAGCTTTTTACATCAAACAATCAGGGTTTTTTAAAAAATGTTGAGGGAATAACCGGATTTATAAATACTGTTTTTTCAATATTTATTGCCTGGGAAATGTGGCGGTATCTTTATACAAAAAATATTAATGGTAAAGGTCTTTATTTTCTTAAAGATAGGCAGTTTAATTTTATTCCGGTTTTTTTAATTCTTTTAGTTCTTATTGGTTGGGTTGCAACAGACTCCATTGGTAAAATATCGGACAAGGATAGAAAAAAACAGCTCTTGGTTAGAACAGAAGCAATATCTTACAAAGTTGACCCAAATTATCTCGAAGATTTGAATTATGAAGCAAATGACTGGTACAAGCCTACTTTTCAGCGTCTCAGGAATCTCCTTATTCTGAGCGGGAGATTGAACCCTGACAGGCGCTATATTTATATGATGGCCAAAAAGAATGACAAGGTTGTATTCACAGTCGAGGATGTTCTTGAGACAGACGCAGATTTTGAGATGCCAGGCGGAACATATGACGATGTCCCAAAAGAAGTTCTGAATGTTTTTGGCGAAGGCCGTTCACTTACACTAGGTCCATATACTGATCAGTGGGGGACATTTGTTTCTGCCTTTGTTCCCATAAAAGCCAGGGGGACGTCCGAAGTTATGGCTGTACTTGGTATGGATATACTTGCAGACAAGTGGGACCTGGAAACCTTTAGCAGGCGTCAGGTTCCCATTTTTATAGTATTCGTGATGATCTCTTTAATTTCCTTCGGTACGATAGCAATTATGAGGAGGGAAAGAAGAGAACAGAAATCAGCGAGTTTTATAAAATATGTTGAAACCATAGTTGTTTTTCTATTTCTGAGTGCAGTATCAATATCCTTATTTTTCTTTATAGATTACAGGGAAAAATACGCCAGACGTCAGAATTTTGAAAGGTTCGCAGAAACAAAAATAGCCGCATTCGAGCAGTCGCTCAAAAAGATATCATCTGAAATGGCCGCATTGAGCGGACTTTTTAAAACAAATTCAGAGATTACAAGAATAGATTTTTTCAGATTTGTTCAGTCTTTTTATCCTGAGCATGTCTCTGGTATTTCATATGCGTGGATACCCAGAATCGCCAAGGAAGACAAAAAAAAATTTGAAGAAAAGGTTTTCAAAAAAAGTCTTGCTGAATCCAAAGAGATTTTCGAGCTTGATAATAAAGGCAACCAGATACCTGCCAAAGAAAAAGACGATTACTATCCGATAATGTTCGCGGAGCCTTCATCAAAATGGTTTGAATATACCGGCTATGATGTGGCTAATGATCCAGCTATTGCAAAAGCACTGGAGGAAGCCAAATCATCGTCCCTATTTACTGCAAGCGACCCTGTTCCTCTTCCTTTGGGAACTAAGAATTATGATGATAGAGGATGGCTTATTTTTGATCCGATTTATGCAGGAGAAAACTATAAAAAATATCTCAAGGGATTTTCAGCAATAGCAATATCAGCACGCCAACTTTTGGATATATCATTTTCCCAGAGAGATCCAAGAAAAGGAGATATTGCAGCCAGGCTCATAGACCTAAATTCCGAGGAAGGGTCTATGCTAATGTGCACTTATGGAGTTAACAGTAAGGCTAATGAGGGAATCCCAATTACATTTTTCTTTGGACATGGTTCATTGAAATGGATTGAGCCAATATTTGTTTTTGGGAGAACATGGGCTATCGTCTGCGAACCAGGAGAAGCGTTTTATAAATCCAATCCGATGTTTCTGCAATGGATTGTTCTTTTTGCAGGCGGATTTTTAACATTAGTACTTTCTGTATTAACATTTTCACTTCAGAATGCTCGTGGCAGGGCAGAAGAACAGGTCTATCTCACCACTTCAGAATTAAAGCAAAGTGAAGAACGGTTCAAAGGTGTTTACAATTCAACGTATGACGCACTTGCTCTCCATGATTTTGAAGGGAAAATAGTGGATGTAAATGCCACAATGATGAAGCTTTTCGGGATTTCATGGCAAGATGCACAAAACATGACTCTGTATGATATTTCAGGCCCTGACAATGATTTATCAAAACTCCCTTTATACTATAAGAATGCTCTTAGTGATCAGGTACAGGTATTTGAATGGCAGGCAAAAAGACTCATTGATTCTCACATTTTTGATGTGGAAGTGGCGCTTAGAAAGTTTAATGACTCAGGTCGCACTCTTATACTAGCATGTATTCGGGATATTACAAAAAGCAAACAGGCAGAAAAAGCTTTAAGGGAAAGCGAGGAACGCTACAGGTTCCTTCTGGAAAACGCCCAGTTCCCGATTATTATAACCTCCCTTGAAAACAGGCGCGAAGTTCTTTTTATCAACAAGAGGGCTTCTGAAATATTTAATGTTGAGGTAAAGGACGCCATTGGCCAGGACCCTGTAAAATTCTGGGAATCGATGGATGAAAGAAGCATTTTCCATGAAATACTGGCAAGAGACAGACAGGTTAACAATTTCGAGGCTGAGCTAAGGACTGTATCAGGTAAAAAAATATGGGCGCTGCTGTCAGCCAAAACAATCAGGTTTGATAACAGACCAGCTGCGTTTACTCTTTTTAACGATATCACTGACAGAAAGAATATGGAAACCGCTCTTGCCGTCAGTGAGAAACAGTACAGAAGCGTTGTAGAAAATATTCAGGACGTTTTTTACAGAATTGATGCAAACAATATATTCACAATGCTGAGCCCCTCTGCCGCTGTAGTCCTGGGATATGATTCAATTGAAAGCCTCATAGGGAAAAAGGCCGAAATAATATGGGCTAATCCTGAAAAAAGATTGATAATGATGTCTGATCTCAGGAAGACCGGATGGCTCAGGGATTGGGAGATTGACATAAAAAAGGCGGACGGAACCCCGATATGCATTTCTGCAAATGCCCATGTAATCTATGATAACAAGGGGATTTACTCCGGATATGAAGGAATCTGGAGAGATATAACCGAAAGAAAAAAAGCAGAGGAAGCTTTACGGGCAGCAATGGAAGCCGCACAAGCTGCAAATATAGCAAAGACTCAGTTCCTTGCAAATATGAGTCATGAAATAAGAACTCCTATGAATGCCATAATCGGGATGACAGGCCTTCTGCTCGATACTTCCCTCAATCCTGAGCAGGGTAACTATATCCAGATTATCAAATCAAGCGGCGAGCATCTGCTTTCCCTGATTAATGATATTCTTGATCTGTCCAAAATTGAAGCTGGCAAGATAGAATTTGAGATTCTTGAATTTGATCTATGGGAAATTCTGGAAGATGTCTGCGATTCCTTGAGCTATAAGGCTCAGGAAAAGAATCTTGAGTTTCTTTTTGTGGCGGAACCCTGGATTCCTTCATTTTTCATGGGAGATGCGGGACGTCTCAGGCAGGTATTGATAAATCTTTCAGATAATGCGATTAAATTTACCAGTTCAGGTCAGGTAATAATCAGAGCATCCATAGTGTCCGAAACCTTGAATGATGCGACTATTAAGTTCAGTATATCAGATACAGGAATCGGTATTCCCCAGTCAAAAGTAGAGCAGATTTTTAAGCCGTTTACACAGGTTGACGGTTCTGTCACCAGAAAATATGGTGGAACCGGTCTTGGCCTTACGATCGTGAAGAGCATCGTTGAAATGATGTCGGGAAGCATAGGCGTTGACACAGTTGAAGGCGAGGGGACTGTATTCTGGTTTACAACTGTTTTTAAAAAGAACCTTGAAGCTCCTTTTACAAGACGTACAAGATTTCTTTTACCACCGCCTGCACGTAGAATGCTTATAGTTTCAGAAAATGACTGTGTAAGAGAATCGATTGAACTTCTGACAGAAAGTTTCGGATATAAATCCGTCAGTGTGCCTAAAGGCATTGATGCGGCAAGAATCCTTGAAGCATCCCAGGCTGATGGATTTTCATATGATGCCGCAATTATAGATTTTTCTGTATCTGATATCAAAATTGAAGATTTATGCCTGTCTATAAGAAAAAAATATTCCCCCAATACAAAACTTATTGGCCTTGTGCCTTTAATCTACAAAGCAGAGGTTGAAAAGCTTAAAGGATATCTTATTGATGATTATGTCACGAAGCCTGTAAGAGTTAAAGCCTTGCGGGATCTATTTTCTGATATGTATTATCCTTATTATGAAGACATTGTATCTGATGCTACTGCCCAGAACGAAGGATTGCCTTTTGTTGCCGAATCTGAAGAGAAAAAAATAAATATTCTTGTTGTAGAGGATAATCCCGTCAATCAGCGAGTGGCTCTTCTCATGCTTAAAAAAATTGGTTATACGGCTGATGTGGCCTCTAATGGCAGGGAAGGCATTGATATTATGAAAACAAATAATTATGATCTTGTGTTCATGGATATTCAGATGCCTGAAATGGATGGATTCGCTGCCACTGAATATGTAAGAAAAAAAGACACGGATGTACTGAATAAAGAAGTCGTGATAATCGCCATGACAGCTCATGCAGTGAAGGGGGACAAGGAAAAATGTATTGATTCGGGTATGGATGATTATATTTCCAAACCTATCAGTATTGATAAACTTACCCAGATAATAGACAAATGGCTAAATAAAGATTAA
- a CDS encoding GumC family protein: MNSIEKELNLQDYLRIIIKRRNIIIVFFVVTFITVFIGTLKTTPLYTATAKLMIERNASEPLKEYRYNLPQDPEFLETQFQIITSANVSKKVVEILKLTETYDQYFDTKKSFIKQSLASVKQYIKNIKESLSKSDHLKQAEPLSQADIIAEEISESVEVKPVRNSRIVSLSFSSPNPIFSSIVANTFAKAYKETILEMRMSSENMTREWMGKKADEERAKLEKSEKILQDYLKSKDMITIENKAGLVPERLGDLNSQLTKAENKENEIKAVYDKVKQLGISGAESIPDIINDTTYKALKEDIIKAEQNMMELSNKFGDKHPSMIKAQADLKILTDRKNEEVRRGIKTIENNYEIAKSQVESIKASLNETKVEATELNEKYIQYNILKRDVETNRQLYDALITKMKEKQITEQSQGVEIFVVDSAKTPEKQSKPNFIKNMLLAIVLGLFGGTGIAFFIEYLDDTIKTSEDTETQTGIPVLGSILQNMDKNQKTEGITFSDPSSQISEGYKTVRASLLLSHADSPPKTILVTSMSPDEGKTTTAYNLSISLALTGKKVIIIDADLRRPTIHKIGNLVNNEGASVYLSGTSELFGIQQGPVDGLDIMTSGPVPPNPSELLGSQRFRKLLTFMAQKYDYVIIDSPPLLAVSDTLIISKEVEGTIVIARSGKTKYEALIKGVKRFADINAKLLGIVVNCVDIKIHKYDYYASGYYYYGSGNEKSDSES; the protein is encoded by the coding sequence ATGAATTCGATTGAAAAAGAACTGAACCTACAAGATTATTTGAGAATCATCATAAAAAGACGAAATATCATAATCGTTTTTTTTGTTGTGACATTTATCACGGTGTTTATTGGAACTTTAAAGACGACACCCTTGTACACGGCTACTGCAAAATTAATGATAGAACGTAACGCTTCCGAGCCGCTTAAGGAATATCGGTATAACCTGCCCCAGGACCCCGAATTCCTGGAAACCCAGTTCCAGATCATTACAAGTGCCAATGTATCTAAAAAAGTGGTTGAGATTCTAAAGCTCACAGAAACATATGATCAGTATTTTGACACAAAAAAATCATTTATCAAACAAAGCCTTGCCTCAGTAAAGCAGTATATAAAAAACATCAAAGAATCGCTTTCAAAGAGTGACCATTTAAAACAGGCAGAGCCCCTTTCTCAGGCAGATATCATTGCGGAGGAAATTTCTGAATCAGTCGAAGTTAAGCCTGTCCGAAACAGCAGGATTGTTAGCCTGTCTTTTTCTTCACCCAACCCAATTTTTTCCTCAATAGTAGCCAATACATTCGCAAAGGCTTATAAAGAAACCATTCTTGAAATGAGGATGAGTTCTGAAAACATGACAAGGGAATGGATGGGAAAAAAAGCTGACGAAGAAAGAGCAAAGCTGGAAAAATCTGAAAAAATACTTCAGGACTATTTAAAATCCAAGGATATGATCACAATAGAAAACAAGGCCGGTCTTGTTCCTGAACGTCTTGGAGATCTTAACTCACAGCTCACCAAAGCTGAAAACAAAGAAAATGAAATAAAAGCCGTTTACGACAAAGTAAAACAACTCGGTATTTCAGGCGCAGAATCCATTCCAGATATTATAAATGATACGACTTACAAAGCTCTCAAAGAAGACATAATAAAGGCAGAGCAAAATATGATGGAACTCTCCAATAAATTTGGAGACAAGCATCCTTCGATGATAAAAGCCCAGGCCGATCTGAAAATACTTACTGATAGAAAGAATGAAGAAGTACGAAGAGGCATAAAAACAATAGAAAACAATTATGAGATAGCAAAGTCACAAGTTGAAAGCATCAAGGCAAGCCTTAACGAGACCAAAGTGGAAGCAACAGAACTAAATGAAAAATATATTCAATATAATATCCTGAAAAGAGACGTTGAAACCAACAGACAACTTTATGACGCTCTTATCACAAAAATGAAAGAGAAACAGATAACCGAACAAAGTCAAGGTGTTGAGATTTTTGTTGTTGACTCTGCAAAAACGCCTGAAAAACAATCCAAGCCTAATTTTATTAAAAACATGCTTCTGGCAATTGTACTGGGACTTTTCGGAGGAACAGGAATAGCTTTTTTTATTGAATATCTCGATGATACAATAAAGACATCCGAAGATACTGAAACCCAGACAGGTATTCCGGTTTTAGGATCAATACTTCAAAATATGGATAAAAATCAAAAAACCGAAGGTATAACTTTTTCAGATCCAAGCTCACAGATATCCGAGGGCTACAAGACAGTCAGGGCTTCTCTGCTTTTATCCCACGCAGATTCACCGCCAAAAACGATTCTTGTAACCAGTATGAGCCCGGATGAGGGCAAAACAACAACAGCTTATAATCTTTCTATATCCTTAGCGCTTACAGGTAAAAAAGTAATTATCATAGACGCAGACTTAAGAAGACCGACAATTCATAAAATAGGCAATTTAGTTAATAATGAGGGAGCCAGTGTATATCTTTCAGGAACATCAGAGCTGTTCGGGATACAACAAGGACCCGTTGATGGACTTGATATTATGACATCAGGCCCTGTGCCCCCTAATCCATCCGAACTGCTTGGCTCACAGAGATTCCGGAAACTGCTGACTTTCATGGCTCAAAAATACGATTATGTAATCATTGACTCACCACCTTTACTTGCTGTTTCAGACACACTGATCATAAGCAAGGAAGTTGAAGGAACCATCGTAATTGCAAGATCAGGAAAAACAAAATACGAGGCTCTTATTAAAGGAGTTAAAAGATTTGCCGACATTAACGCAAAACTGCTCGGTATTGTAGTCAACTGTGTGGATATCAAAATTCACAAATATGATTATTATGCCAGTGGATATTATTATTACGGCTCAGGAAATGAAAAAAGCGACTCAGAATCATAG